The Cryomorphaceae bacterium genome includes a window with the following:
- a CDS encoding CvpA family protein — translation MSYIDLLILVPLLWGAVRGFMKGFIVSVGSLVALALGIYGAIVFSDQLGLYLQREHGMEGPFMPVVAFSLVFLAIVVGVYFLARIIQKTVEMAALGLVNKLAGSLFGIMKAVLICSVVILLLEKIHFYVPFLPEEQIQNSFVYQPVADVMQVYFPRVAESEAFKTLIKAEFLEEALP, via the coding sequence ATGAGCTATATAGATCTTCTGATTCTTGTGCCCCTGCTTTGGGGCGCTGTGCGAGGTTTTATGAAAGGTTTCATTGTGTCTGTAGGCTCTTTGGTGGCGCTTGCTCTGGGGATCTACGGCGCCATTGTGTTTTCGGATCAATTGGGCCTGTACCTGCAACGCGAACACGGTATGGAAGGCCCTTTTATGCCGGTGGTAGCCTTCAGCCTTGTGTTTCTTGCCATTGTAGTGGGCGTGTACTTTTTGGCGCGAATTATTCAGAAAACCGTTGAGATGGCAGCCCTGGGCCTGGTGAACAAACTGGCCGGCTCATTATTTGGGATCATGAAGGCCGTGCTGATTTGCAGCGTGGTGATTTTGCTGCTCGAAAAAATTCACTTTTACGTGCCTTTTCTGCCCGAAGAGCAAATCCAAAACTCGTTTGTCTATCAACCTGTAGCCGATGTAATGCAGGTGTACTTTCCGCGTGTGGCCGAGAGCGAGGCCTTCAAAACGCTTATCAAAGCCGAGTTTCTGGAGGAGGCTTTACCTTAA
- a CDS encoding DUF2723 domain-containing protein codes for MNYKLLNNVTGWVVFAIATFVYVSTIEPTASFWDCGEFIATAYKLQVGHPPGAPLFMMLGRIFTLFTGPELAAAAVNIMSALSSSFTILFLFWTITAFGRKLGHLNGELDGGKIIAILGSGVVGALAYTFSDSFWFSAVEGEVYAMSSLFTAIVFWAILKWEALEDRNHEMRWLVFIAYMMGLSIGVHLLNLLTIPAIGLVYYFKKYKPSPKGTIVALGISVLVLGVIQALIIPGVVKMAGAYEVFFTNMAGMPFNTGSLYFALLIVGFIALNLLHSRSPQPRWAIAIYAILGLALLPVIIGPYLSMGTKVMVALLFGAIAFAVSRVKSPNVVLNTAILSFMVILIGYSTFAMIVIRSSANPPMDENNPENVFTLLAYLNREQYGDRPLLYGPYYNAPLDLSDPKSDGKPVWMKAFVIKDGDKRVTTFNNEWEAQQHLINNPDKSHHLERKYIISDPRTNSEYNYNPAFKGVFPRMYSSQAHHVPEYEKWSDMKGTPIRARGNDGQMQVIYKPTFMENMRFFFRYQVDWMYWRYFMWNFGGRQNDVQGHGNITDGNWLSGVKMIDEQRLGNRDYLPESMTENKAYNRFYLLPFILGLIGLFYQLSRSRTDWLVVMMLFLLTGLAIVVYLNQYPMQPRERDYAYAGSFYAFAIWIGLGVYALYDAARSITTRELQKAAMITFGTGAVLYVFELVGSGNHSFSFSLFYMGLVAFGALMLLHFAGKALKNGSMLAVIAGLIALPAPLIMAAEGWDDHNRSSRYTGRDFAINYLETCEPNAILFTNGDNDTFPLWYAQEVEGIRTDVRVCNLSLLNTDWYIDQMKRKVYESDPLPISIPEEKYRQGTRDVVYLEDSRNPKGIFVDARKAVDFALEDKNVLKIGGGEALHYMPTKTFSLGVDSASVIELGVVDTSLADQIVPALEWRVNKSYILKNQFIMLDMLATNQWKRPMYYAITTGPDSYLNLQRYFQLEGLAFRLVPIFAPKSPNPNLTGRIHTERMYDAMMNKFKWGGMDSEDEIYLDENNMRMITNLRLQFSNLAEELIREGKEDMAREVLFKCLEVMPEHNVPYNQVMVPLTESLYKLNEDERANAISQRLFDIFEDNMRYYASLSPEHARSLQRDIQTSMYVMQRVDLMVNSLYKQEGDWVENISDRYDEMDEVYRLTMEAIEATKRRSARGSF; via the coding sequence ATGAATTACAAGTTGCTCAACAACGTAACCGGATGGGTGGTGTTTGCCATCGCAACCTTTGTGTACGTCAGCACCATTGAACCCACAGCCAGTTTCTGGGATTGTGGTGAGTTCATCGCCACAGCTTACAAACTGCAGGTGGGCCACCCTCCGGGGGCACCGCTTTTTATGATGCTTGGCCGCATCTTTACGCTATTCACCGGGCCTGAACTGGCTGCGGCGGCCGTCAATATCATGTCGGCATTGTCCAGTTCATTTACCATCCTCTTCCTGTTCTGGACCATCACCGCATTTGGCCGCAAACTCGGCCATTTGAATGGTGAGCTGGACGGTGGCAAAATCATCGCCATACTTGGCAGCGGTGTGGTAGGAGCGTTGGCCTACACCTTCTCTGACTCTTTCTGGTTTTCTGCGGTGGAAGGTGAAGTGTACGCCATGTCATCGCTGTTCACGGCCATCGTTTTCTGGGCCATCCTCAAATGGGAGGCTCTGGAAGATCGCAACCACGAAATGCGCTGGCTGGTTTTCATCGCCTACATGATGGGGCTCAGCATTGGGGTTCACCTGCTGAACCTGCTTACCATTCCGGCCATCGGTTTGGTTTACTACTTCAAAAAATACAAGCCCTCACCCAAAGGCACCATTGTGGCATTGGGTATTTCAGTGTTGGTATTGGGTGTTATTCAAGCCCTTATCATTCCCGGTGTGGTAAAAATGGCGGGGGCCTACGAGGTGTTTTTTACGAACATGGCGGGCATGCCTTTCAATACGGGCTCTCTTTATTTTGCACTGCTTATTGTTGGCTTTATTGCGCTCAACCTGCTCCACTCAAGATCTCCACAACCCCGCTGGGCCATTGCAATTTACGCCATTCTTGGTCTGGCCTTGCTCCCTGTGATTATCGGACCATACCTGTCGATGGGAACCAAGGTGATGGTAGCGTTGCTCTTTGGCGCCATTGCTTTTGCCGTTAGCCGGGTTAAATCGCCCAATGTGGTGCTCAACACGGCCATTCTGAGCTTTATGGTTATTCTTATCGGTTACAGCACCTTTGCCATGATTGTGATTCGCTCTTCGGCCAACCCGCCCATGGATGAGAACAACCCCGAAAACGTTTTTACACTTCTGGCCTACCTGAACCGCGAGCAATATGGCGACCGCCCGCTGCTTTACGGGCCTTATTACAACGCACCGCTCGATTTATCGGACCCAAAAAGCGATGGCAAGCCCGTCTGGATGAAGGCTTTTGTAATTAAAGACGGCGACAAGCGGGTGACCACCTTCAACAATGAGTGGGAGGCCCAGCAACACCTCATCAACAACCCCGATAAGAGCCATCATCTGGAGCGGAAGTACATCATATCCGACCCCCGAACCAATTCCGAGTACAACTACAACCCTGCTTTCAAGGGCGTTTTTCCTCGGATGTACAGCTCTCAGGCGCACCACGTTCCTGAGTACGAAAAGTGGTCGGATATGAAAGGAACCCCCATTCGGGCTCGTGGCAACGACGGCCAGATGCAAGTGATCTACAAGCCCACCTTCATGGAAAACATGCGGTTCTTTTTCCGATACCAGGTGGACTGGATGTACTGGCGATACTTCATGTGGAACTTCGGCGGACGCCAAAACGACGTTCAAGGCCATGGGAACATCACCGATGGCAACTGGCTGAGTGGGGTAAAAATGATTGACGAGCAACGCCTCGGTAACCGCGACTACCTGCCCGAGAGCATGACCGAAAACAAAGCATACAACCGCTTTTACCTGCTTCCATTTATTCTGGGTCTCATCGGCTTATTTTACCAGTTGAGCCGCAGCCGCACCGATTGGCTGGTGGTCATGATGCTCTTTTTACTCACCGGTTTGGCCATTGTGGTGTACCTTAACCAGTACCCCATGCAGCCACGCGAACGTGATTACGCCTACGCAGGATCTTTCTACGCCTTTGCCATTTGGATAGGCCTTGGTGTGTATGCCCTTTATGACGCGGCCCGAAGTATAACTACGCGCGAACTGCAGAAAGCAGCCATGATTACCTTTGGAACCGGTGCGGTGCTCTACGTTTTTGAACTGGTTGGAAGCGGAAATCACAGCTTCTCTTTCAGCCTGTTTTACATGGGACTGGTTGCATTCGGAGCACTCATGCTGCTGCATTTTGCCGGCAAAGCACTCAAAAACGGAAGCATGCTGGCCGTCATTGCAGGTTTGATTGCCTTGCCTGCGCCGCTCATTATGGCCGCTGAAGGCTGGGACGATCACAACCGATCAAGCCGTTACACCGGTAGGGATTTTGCGATTAACTACCTGGAAACCTGTGAGCCCAACGCCATCTTATTTACCAATGGCGATAACGACACTTTCCCGCTTTGGTATGCCCAGGAAGTAGAAGGCATTCGCACCGATGTGCGGGTGTGTAACCTCAGCCTTTTGAACACAGACTGGTACATTGACCAAATGAAGCGCAAGGTGTATGAGTCTGATCCATTGCCCATCTCCATTCCGGAAGAGAAGTACCGACAGGGTACGCGCGATGTGGTGTACCTGGAAGATTCTCGCAACCCGAAAGGCATTTTCGTAGATGCCCGCAAGGCGGTTGACTTTGCTCTAGAGGATAAGAATGTACTCAAAATTGGTGGTGGTGAGGCCCTGCATTACATGCCCACCAAAACATTCTCGCTGGGCGTAGACTCCGCAAGCGTGATTGAGCTTGGTGTGGTTGACACCTCTCTTGCGGATCAGATTGTACCTGCCCTTGAATGGCGCGTAAACAAAAGCTATATTCTCAAGAATCAGTTTATCATGTTGGATATGCTTGCCACCAATCAATGGAAGCGCCCCATGTACTACGCCATTACCACCGGCCCCGACAGCTACCTCAATCTTCAGCGCTACTTCCAGCTCGAAGGATTGGCTTTCCGATTGGTGCCCATATTCGCGCCGAAAAGCCCCAACCCTAACCTCACGGGAAGAATTCACACCGAGCGCATGTACGATGCCATGATGAACAAATTCAAGTGGGGCGGCATGGACAGCGAAGACGAAATCTACCTCGACGAGAACAACATGCGCATGATTACCAACCTGCGTTTGCAGTTTAGCAACCTCGCCGAAGAGTTGATTCGCGAGGGCAAGGAAGACATGGCGCGCGAGGTGCTATTTAAGTGCCTGGAAGTAATGCCCGAACACAACGTGCCCTACAACCAGGTTATGGTGCCGCTTACTGAATCGCTGTACAAACTCAACGAGGACGAGAGAGCCAACGCCATTTCACAACGCCTGTTCGACATTTTTGAAGACAATATGCGCTATTATGCCAGTCTGTCGCCCGAACACGCACGCTCTCTGCAACGCGATATCCAAACCAGCATGTATGTGATGCAGCGGGTAGATTTGATGGTCAACTCACTCTACAAGCAAGAGGGTGATTGGGTAGAGAACATCAGCGACCGCTATGATGAAATGGACGAGGTGTATCGCCTTACCATGGAGGCTATAGAAGCCACTAAACGAAGATCAGCACGGGGAAGTTTTTAA
- a CDS encoding polysaccharide deacetylase family protein has protein sequence MYFKKTPDFLKPIYKDLIWDIPTSNKEVFITFDDGPVAPATHDALDILKEHNALATFFCIGDNVQRNPEIFERILKEGHRVGNHSLNHLNGWKYNDFSYVKNVLEAAQRVPSRLFRPPYGKIKRSQAAALKKRFAVIMWDVISGDFDHKISKEQCVENVMSNVEPGSIVVFHDSHKAWEKMTYALPIVLTKLREAGYSFGLIPEDIQPATDR, from the coding sequence ATGTACTTCAAAAAGACACCGGATTTCCTGAAGCCGATTTACAAGGATTTGATTTGGGACATTCCCACCTCAAACAAGGAAGTGTTCATCACCTTTGACGACGGCCCCGTGGCTCCGGCAACCCATGATGCGCTCGACATTCTGAAAGAGCACAACGCCCTGGCAACCTTTTTCTGCATCGGCGACAATGTTCAGCGCAACCCGGAAATTTTTGAGCGCATCCTCAAGGAGGGGCACCGCGTGGGCAACCACAGCCTCAATCACCTCAACGGATGGAAGTACAACGATTTCTCGTATGTAAAAAACGTGCTCGAGGCAGCACAACGCGTTCCATCACGTCTGTTTCGGCCCCCGTATGGCAAAATCAAGCGCTCACAGGCCGCAGCCCTCAAAAAACGCTTTGCGGTGATTATGTGGGATGTTATCAGCGGCGATTTTGACCACAAGATATCAAAAGAGCAGTGCGTGGAAAACGTTATGTCCAACGTTGAGCCGGGGTCTATCGTGGTCTTTCACGACAGCCACAAAGCGTGGGAAAAAATGACCTATGCCCTGCCCATCGTACTTACAAAACTTCGGGAAGCAGGCTACAGCTTCGGGCTGATTCCGGAAGATATTCAGCCCGCAACCGACCGGTAA
- the trxA gene encoding thioredoxin encodes MASFQELINGSTPVLVDFYAEWCGPCQMMAPVLQQLAGKMGERVKILKVDVDKNPQAAQAYQVQGVPTFLLFKDGKVVWRQSGAMPIQTLQGVIEQHSA; translated from the coding sequence ATGGCAAGTTTTCAGGAACTCATTAACGGATCAACTCCGGTATTGGTTGACTTCTACGCAGAATGGTGTGGCCCATGCCAGATGATGGCTCCGGTGCTACAGCAGCTCGCCGGCAAAATGGGTGAGCGGGTAAAAATCCTCAAGGTAGATGTGGACAAGAACCCCCAGGCAGCACAGGCCTACCAGGTACAGGGAGTACCCACCTTTTTGCTGTTCAAGGACGGCAAAGTAGTGTGGCGCCAGTCAGGAGCCATGCCTATTCAAACCCTTCAGGGGGTTATCGAGCAGCACAGCGCATAA
- a CDS encoding DUF3365 domain-containing protein, whose protein sequence is MMKQTTYVVLALVTSMFWACEGDAPSSSAIVDEAALKEKGKEVVMATGKALIGAVQQSMGEGGIAGAVSYCNVKALPITDSLAARYGVEVKRTALRVRNPQNRPTDNERTALLRMGASAEPAPELVALEDGQYAYYHPIMLQAFCQACHGAVESFSFETDSIIRHYYPDDEAVGFAEGDLRGMWAVYFN, encoded by the coding sequence ATGATGAAGCAAACCACATATGTAGTTCTGGCCCTGGTAACGTCCATGTTTTGGGCATGCGAGGGCGACGCACCTTCATCATCTGCAATAGTGGATGAGGCAGCACTCAAGGAAAAAGGCAAGGAGGTGGTAATGGCCACCGGCAAAGCCCTGATTGGTGCCGTGCAGCAAAGCATGGGTGAGGGCGGAATAGCAGGTGCAGTATCATACTGCAACGTAAAAGCTCTGCCCATTACAGATTCGCTGGCGGCCCGGTATGGCGTGGAAGTTAAACGTACCGCGCTGCGTGTTCGCAATCCGCAAAACCGCCCCACTGACAATGAAAGAACAGCCTTACTCCGAATGGGCGCTTCTGCCGAGCCTGCTCCTGAGTTGGTTGCCCTTGAAGACGGTCAATACGCGTACTATCACCCCATCATGCTTCAGGCATTTTGCCAGGCCTGCCACGGTGCGGTTGAAAGCTTTTCGTTTGAGACGGATTCTATCATACGGCATTATTACCCCGATGACGAAGCGGTAGGCTTTGCCGAGGGCGACCTAAGAGGCATGTGGGCAGTGTATTTCAACTAA
- a CDS encoding rhodanese-like domain-containing protein, producing the protein MFDNGLDAMLNHTKMITMKYLMMSWLAFGMMACGSAETPTSNDDKVKAASEQQQRNTYEDVDADQMIMLLESSPGLVLDVRTEGEMRDGVIGDPAKCDYHRAEFTDCLGSLDPETTVYVYCRSGGRSSDAAKMLADRGFKKVYNLKGGITGWKAKGYPIQ; encoded by the coding sequence AAACCACACAAAAATGATTACAATGAAATACCTGATGATGAGTTGGCTTGCCTTTGGTATGATGGCTTGCGGCTCGGCTGAAACACCGACTTCAAACGACGATAAAGTGAAAGCTGCGTCTGAGCAGCAGCAACGAAACACCTATGAAGATGTGGATGCAGATCAAATGATCATGCTATTGGAAAGTTCTCCTGGTCTGGTGCTCGATGTGCGTACCGAAGGCGAAATGAGGGATGGTGTGATAGGCGACCCCGCGAAGTGCGACTACCACCGTGCGGAGTTCACAGATTGCCTGGGTTCGCTGGACCCTGAAACAACCGTGTATGTGTATTGCCGGTCAGGTGGACGAAGCAGCGACGCGGCCAAAATGCTCGCAGATCGCGGTTTTAAAAAGGTGTACAACCTGAAAGGTGGAATTACCGGCTGGAAGGCCAAAGGATATCCTATACAATGA